DNA sequence from the Glycine soja cultivar W05 chromosome 18, ASM419377v2, whole genome shotgun sequence genome:
tttatgtttttttggtgaACCTAAACAAGTTTTccccaaatttttaatatttatttaagagaaacaaaataaggagatataTTATTTGTGGACCTGAACAAGTTTTCCCCAAATTTGAGTGAATGGAGAAGAAAAgtgaattctttttatttttttagaacatCAAACAACTCTCtagaagattaaaaataaataaaaataatttatatgaagaaaaaaaaactatggagtaacaaaaattttaatttaaatttaattttaatcaatataaaaatgattttagtataatttatttatttatatatctacATATTGAAATAAGAGGAGAGAATTTTGTTCACTTCGTCCTTCCTTATTTATCTCTATTCAAACATTATATtcttttactctatttttcttttacttgtatcttttccatttctttcttctcttttttttttttccatttttaattgtaatggaGCATTAGGAACAAAACTATACTTTTGTATTTtgtgtaaattttaaaatggattAACATTTCAGTTTAATGATACCGGGGCCAATTAATTTAGCAATTTCCTTTGAAGAATTCAAGATTTTGTTAATTAAGAATGTTAGACAGAATACAAATTAACGTTGTTTTGCATCAGCTACACGAgattttgtgttattttttatcatttaaattagtacagtaaaacatttttcttgatGACTTTCgtataatttgttattaatttatttcaataaatctcagaattaaatttatgataaattctcTTATGATAAGCATCCTCCTTAAACTAACACATTTGAGATTAACTTTCAGTTTCCATCACTAGTTTGACTTCTGCATGTGACAACCTCTCCAAGTCACCTTCATTTATCTTATTAATAAACCATGGACCGTCTATAAGTAGAGcataaaaaaacttcgtaccccattgtccggaggctcttcgctatgcaaaggtatgggggagggatgttgtacgcagccttacctttgcatatgcaaagagactgtttccggattcgaacccatgaccaacaagtcaccaaggcacaactttaccgctgcatcAGGGTTCGCCCTCTCTACAAGTAGAGCATGACTTGTCAAAAAATAGTATCttttatagtaattatttaGACAAGTACAATTAATAATTGATGTCTTTTTAATCAAGTGATTTAGAATTGAaatcttgattaatcattaaataagtaatacattatattgagaaaaaaaaatattttatatgtatttatgatttctaataaaaattaatcactgTTTTCGTACCAAAAACTATTTcgtattaatattatcattagaaaataataacatCCTTGAAAAAAAGTACAAAAGTACAgtatttgtttttctattatttaaatcTGTAAGAATTTGTAATACCAACTACGCATCAAGGTAGGTAGATCATCGTGTGCTTCATCTCTTAGTAAGAATCTGCGGGCATGCATGCAGCTCTAGCCTCGATCTTTTCTCCCATGAAACTAAAGAATGCAAAATCCAGATGCTAGCTTGCGAACCAGGTTTAATTTGGTACACAGTTATTTATTTGGCTAGCTAGCTAATCctggcaatatatatatagaccatagTGCTAGCCAATTTAAATTTGTGAGTTGCATTCGAAGCTTGAAACTAGCTAGCTACTTAAAAAGAGTAAATCATCAATCAAATTCATTTAGTTAAGATGGGCAAGTTTGTTGGGTTGTTCCTGCTGGTTTTGGTCAGTGTGGCCGTTGCTGAATACGACAACGGTTATCCTGAACATGAAAACGAGAAAAATGGCCCATGCGGCAAGTTTAGCACACTTAGAATTTTGACGCATAAACTGCGTCACTGCGAAAAGGCTGCACGAGATGCGTGGGCTCCTGTTTCTTCACAGTGCTGCAATGACCTTGTAGAAGTAAGCATCCCTTGCCTCTATGCTGTTTTCTCCTCTGATGCTTTCAAGAGAGTTGGTGTTGATCCCAGAGTCGCAATCACTATTCCCCATCGTTGCCATTTCGCCAACAAGCCATAGACCACAACTTACCTACCTATTAtaaatgaaaacatatttttcaggTATATATATGAGCATATATCTAtcaagaataattatttatatttcaaaaacttTATCTAGAAgctgataaattgttatatttctaTACTGAACTAATTAAATTCATCACATTTTTGGCTGTTATAAAGTAGCATATGCTGATTCATTGTTTTCTCTAATGTAATTGCAGCTTGTAGATGGCTGAGAACGTTGGTTATGGTTACGCAACCTGAGGTTTTTACAATTCGTCAAAGCTTCAGGATACAGTAGTCTGTGTTGTGTACTGTATGTTTGTTGTCCGTTAATAATTTGAGCTTGTTATCAAGGCTCACAAATAAATTACCTTGTAATGTacaattttattctctatcaaataaATTCacgttttcttaaaatatatctttttggTTGTTtcgaatttaattttatttggatgAATTGGTGTATCTTAGAGAATATGAGTGTGTTTGAGTAAACTATggaaaatcttaaaatttaatttgtttgcaAATGAATCTCGACCCTATGTTTGTGTAAACATTGGTCCGTTTGATGTGTGCATTAGAACAACTATTATAGTATATTCCACAACAACTCAAACATGTATTACATTCATTTTCCACAACAACTCAAACATATATGCACTACATTGTTGGTTTGCGACTGTGCTGAGGACTTTCTGCATTGAACTATTCACCATATAGTTTCCTCGGCCTAGCTGCATAATCTTGTGCATATTATCATTCAGTGTatagataatttttagttttactatTATTTGGTGGACTCTGCAATGTTACATGagatttaagaattttaataaGTATTTTCTCTTAtgatacaatttttaaaaactcaaaATTGCATTTGATAATTATCTAATTAACAATTCAAAAGAACTTTGAAGGATAGTTGTTTATACAACTATTTTTTACATGTCGATTTTTCAACAATAAAATTGTATAAGAACTTATTCTTAAGTTTAAGAATCCTATATACAAGGATATATGCTCTATGTTCTTAACTTTCCCACTAAAGATAACAACTAAGATAATATGACTTCGCTAgctgtccaaaaaaaaaaaaaaagataacaccATGATGACttcataaataacaaataagataacatgaTTTGATTAATTACAGAATAACTAATTATAGAACCACAACAACGACGAGTCTTGTCTTACCCAACGTTGAAATGGACCAAAACAACGACGGGTCTTCGCCTACCCGTCGTTGAAATGGACCCCAACAACGACGGGTTCTTCAACATGTGCATTGtcgaatcattttttaaaacgtcTGTTGTTATATAGGCATTGACGTCTGACGTTGTATTCTGACCTTACAAAGATGGGTCCTACTATGATCAATGTCGTTGTTGTCGACATACAACGACATCTGGAACAAAGACGGTGTGGGGCCCGTCGTAGATACTGGTTTTCAATCGATGTAGAAGCTTCTTTTTGTAGTTGTGCCAGGATCGACTATCCTGTTAATTAACAAATCTTTTAGACTTTTACATCATGATGAAGTAGTAAAGTAAAGTGAAAGTAGGtagaatttagattaaaatttagggggtgtaaaaaaagaatatcttctcgctttaataattaataatgtaaattgaaaataatgttgCTTGATACTACCAAAAAATTTAACTaccagaaaaatattttcttcccaAGCTTGACTTGAAAATGGTGAAAAGATAATGTTAAAGTGTTTCACTTcgtcttgttttctttttctgtttgttttttatCTTCAAGATGTGTTAAAAGCTAAATTATGGCCCCTTATATATTATCTAAATTATATCTCAATCAATACTTGTTTTTCTAATGGTATGGTTATGGTTGTTGAGAGTTTTAGCATTTTTCTTATTAAaggtaaaaattttatttagacgttgagtgtaaataaaaaaaaggaaatggagAGGATAAAGGTAggctaaaatttttaatatttgtttgaaagaaaaaaaaaaggtaaggaGAAATTTTTTTGGGGACATAAATCCGACCCATCCCCCCTCCCCCGGGagaaaagtttttttctttttttccaataAACGTGATTGTTTCCAATTTTCATTGAGTGTGATTCAATCGTGAGGATTGAGGAGCTCAAGAAGCAACAAGGAGAGGTGACAAAGTGAAGACTAgcatataaaagtaaaaatcatGATTAAAGATTAAGgagtttgaattttatatttgtattttgtaaaGTTAAGGAGACTTAcaacaaaaagtaaatttttttgttatatatataaaattagaaaaacagaTAAAGCAATGGATAATTTGTTCCATGGGGTGTGAGCTTTGTCATTTACAAGATTTCAaactataggaattaaaaaaatattaaaatataaattatataaattaaaaaatcagtttcaaactataaaaaataaaagagaattaaaatctaaatgataaagattgaaaaacactttcaaattataagaactaaaagatataaattatgAAACTATAGAAAACAAATGAGTAACTAAACCTATTTATTTTAAGTGTAGATGCAAAGTAACTTAGTAAGTTTCAGGGGACGATTGCCCCTATATTGAAATATGTAATTTGGGCCCTCCTCGAACTAGATGATGATATGTTgtatattattaactaattgGTAAGTGCACCAATTCATCCAAGCAGTAAAGTAAAACGGAAATTCGAGTGTTAGAGTCCACAAGGATTTTGTTTGTACTTGGAGTTGTGTCTATCCAATTTTCAAGCaataattgaattgatttaaataattgtgaTACGAAATAGCAAAAATAAATtgacagaaaattaaaataattatctagcACGTGCAAGGGAAGAACAACAAACACTTGAAGCGGTAAAATGAGGACTGATACAGAATACGAATGTGTTGGAGTTTAGCCTACCAAAACTAttcttgatgtaatgttaatgatttttctctatttaatattaatcaaattatcaCCTACATCTACTCCAATCATGATTCCTCATAAGAAACAGTTTATTTTACCTAATTTCTCTCCTAATTCCTTAAGAGAATAAACcggttaaattatattattagtagAGATGCATACAACATGCTAAATAGCACCAATCTATCCCTAGAGATGAATTATTTGGAAGCCATTTTCCAGTCCTTAAGAGATGAACATTTTCCAATGCCTAAACCCTCAAACATAGCATGaatatgggtgatcaaaccacacACATGAGAATAAACACATAAAAGAGataatgaaattgaaataacattaaatagatagtaagagtCTTTACATCAAGAGTGTTTGGTTGTTAAACTCCCAACAATAGGTGATTCAGTCTCTCATTATCATGAAAgactttacaattgcaagaggaTGATGGAGAGTAAAGAAGAATGGAGATGGAGGAAAGGAATGACTCCTAATGATTGATTTCTCTTATTCCTGCACGAACCCTAGCCTTTGCTCTCCGTGAATCTGAATAATTTGGTGAATGACTGAATAATATGTTTCCACCTTCCTTTTCTCCTTTAAAACATAGCTCTGTTCTGTTATTTTTTGCGACCTCGCGCTAAGTAGGATACTCACGATAAGCGAAGAGTAAGTGGTCATGCGTTAAGCGCGCCTTCACTGATATCAGGTTTCTCCATGTGACTTCTTTGTACAAAACGAGTATTGCCCCGCTGAGCGATTGCATCGTGTTGGGCACAAAACGAGAGTTTCCCtatctttaatttctcttcCATGCTTTATTTTGTGTTTCTACAACAAATACACCACCAAAACAGTATAAATTCACCAATTTAAACACCTATTAGACAAAAACTTGGATGATGTCGAAATTCTAATTATTCACACAAAAAGaagtaataaaaaagtaaaatttgacaatttttattaacttaattaCAAGATATACTTATGCACGACCGTTATCATATATCGATTGTTGTTTTGCATAAACCACACTAGATTCTTGTTTTctaaatatacaacaataaaaCCTTATTCttaacaaaaaacaaagaaggGTGTTGGAATTAAAAGGGCAACCAATCAGattttgtctatatttttatgcatttaaattcatacaactaaaattttttcttgatttattgTGACCtttgtataatttgttataaatttatttaaataaatctcagaattaaatttataaataatgaaattctCTTATGAAAAACATCCTCCTTAAACAAACAAGCACATTTGAGATAAACTTAAGTTTTCAAGACTAGTTTGACTTCTGTGACAACCTCCGAACCTCCttcattatttatcttattaataAACCATGGACCGTCTAAGTATAGCATGACGTTTCACAAAATAGCATCGttgaaaaagtatttatttttcgattctttatatatatataagaagaaaGCCTCCATAAGTAAGACATATAGGCTGTTGAGTAAGATATTGTAATACCAACTACGTACCAAGGCTGTGCAGTGCTTCCTGATTCAAAATATTCTCAGGCCTGCTTTCTTCTCTACGGTAAGAATCTGCGGGCATGAAGCTGTAACCCTACCTTCTCCCATCAATTTAAAGAATGCCAAATCCAGATGCTTGTGAACAAGGTTTTGTGCATAGTTTACTAGTTTATCTTGCTAATCTAGCAGTATATATAGAGCATGGTGCAAGGCAATTTTTGTGAGTTGTATTTCAAGCTTGAAGCTACTTAAAAAGAGTAAATCATCAATCAAATTCATTTAGTTAAGATGAGCAAGTTCGTTGGTGTGTTCCTGCTGCTTTTGATCACTGTGACCGTTGCTGAATACGACCACAGTTATCCTGAACATGAAAACGAGAAAAATGGTCCATGCGGCAAGTTTAGCACACTTAGAATTTTGACGCATAAACTGCGTCACTGCGAAAAGGCTGCACGAAATGCATGGGTTCCTGTTTCTTCACAGTGCTGCAATGACCTTGTAGAAGTAAGCATCCCTTGCCTCTATGCTGTTTTCTCCTCCGATGCTTTCAAGAGAGTTGGTGTTGATCCCAGAGTCGCAATCACCATTCCCCATCGTTGCCATTTCTCCAACAAGCCATAGACCACAACTTACCTACCTACCATAAATGCCAACATATTTTTCAGGTATATATATGAGCATATATCTAtcaagaataattatttatatttcaaaaacttTATCCGCAAgctgataaattgttatatttctatactgaactaattaaattaaacatttatataCTCATCACATTTTTTGCTGTTATAAAGTATACCATGTGCTCATTGTTTTTTCTAATGTAATTGCAGCTTGTATATGGCTGGGAAAGATGGTTAGGCAACCTGAAGATTTTACAACGTCAAAGCTTCTGGATATACAGTGTGTTGTGTATTGTatgttttgttaataatttgagCTTGTTATCAAGGCTCACGAATAAATTACCTTgtaatgtataattttattctctatcaaataaCGTTTTCTTAAAATGTATCTTTTGGgttgtttcaaatttaattttatttggatgGGTTGTTGTATCGTAGAGAATATGAGTGCGTTTGAGTAAACATTggaaaatcttaaaatttaatttgtttgcaAATGAATCTCAACCCTATGTTTGAGTAAACATTGGTCCATTAGATGTGTGCATTAGAACAAGTATTAGTGTATATTCCACAACAAGTCAAACATGTACTACATTCATTTTCCACAACTCAAACATATTTGCACTACATTGTTGGTTTGCGACTGTGCTGAGGACTTTCTGCATTGAACTATTCACCATATAGTTTCCTCGGCCTAGCTGCATAATCTTGTGCATATTATCATTCACAGTACGAAAGTTTCTACCGTATCTCATAAATTTAGGGTTTTTGGtatagataattttttgttttactataATTTGGTGGACTCTACAATATTACATGagatttaagaattttaataaGTATTTTCTCTTAtgatacaatttttaaaaactcaaaATTGCATTTGATAATTATCTAATTAACAATTCAAAAAAACTTTGAAGGATAGTTGTTTATACAACTATTTTTTACATGTCGATTTTTCAACAATAAAAGTGTATAAGAACTTATTCTTAAGTTTAAGAATCCTATATACAAGGATATATGGCTCTATGATCTTAACTTTCCCATTAAAGATAACAACTAAGATAATATGACTTCGCTAGCTgcccaaaaaaagaaagataacatCATGACttcataaataacaaataagataacatgaTTTGATTAATTACAgaataactattttatttttcttttcttaatatatatatatatatatatatatatatatatatatatatatatatattctttctcTTCCAGGATCGACTATCCTGTTAATTAGCAAATCTTTTTAGACTTCGACATCATGATGAAGAAGtggtaaagtaaagcgaaagtAGGTAAAATTTAGTTCAAAATTTAGGGGGTATAAAAAAAGGAATATCTTCTcgctttaataattaataatataaatggaAAATAATGTTGCTTGATACTACTAAAAAATGTAACTACcaggaaaatattttcttcccAAGCTTGACTTGAAAATGGTGAAAAGATAATGTTAATTAAAGTGTTTCACTTCGTCTTGTTTTCtttgtctgtttttttttttttttgtcttcaagATGTGGCAAAAGCTAAATTATGCCCCTTATATATTATCTAAAACATATCTCAATCAATACTTGTTTTTCTAATGGTATGGTTATGGTTGTTGAGagttttagcattttttttattaaaggttaaatttttatttagacGTTGAgtgtaaataaaaagaaaggaaatggaGAGGAGAAAGGTAggctataatttttattatttttttgaaagaaaaaaattaaggagaAATTTTTTTTGGGACATAAATCTGACTCCCCTTCCCCCCTCCCCCGggagaaaagttttttttttccattattttttggtttgtagtttcttaaataaataactaaataaaattttataacattatttagaaaatataatggaataaaaaaaattggagttaagtttttttaatcaatataaaaattattttaacaatttttttatttatttccacaTCCAAACAATTAAAGAGAATTTTTTCACTACTTTCCTTCTTATTTCTATCACAGCCTTCACCATCATTATCAACATCTCCACCACATTACCCTTCTCCATCCATAGCTTGATATGTTTGAGTGATCTAGTAAAAATAGACGCTTTTAGATTTTGGTGATGGTGAGGAGGATGCTGGTGATGATATTCCAGTTGAGTAGGCCAAACCCTCATTGAAGAGGATAAAGAATTGTAGTAGATGAGTTGCCAAGACTCTTTTCCAGAAAAAGTCAAGAGGTGTACAACAttgacatatataaattaaatttgtaacttattcaGATGTCTATCACTGGAATTTTTATGGACAAAGACTTAagctaataattaaattttgctcttttttttctaagtagactaagcaaatattaaagaaaaagagaaattttgGAATGATTTTAACTGGATCACCAAAGTCTTTTATGTAGGCTAAGTGTGGAAGCGGAAAGGAATCTAATGTGAGACTTGGGTGTAAGACTTTGTGTGTGATTGATTTACCAAACCGccgttgaataaaaaattataaatttttacttcTCATAAAGAACGCATGAGAATTTGTGTCCATTCAATCCAACATTAAACTAAATACACACTTCAACTTCTATCACCTTTCCAATCAGTTTTTGgatttatttgaataattttattctcAAACCTATCAGTttggttctattttttatttctgaaacACAACACTTATATATTAGTTTAATGTTATGATTTTTATGTGcgtattatttgaattttatataattttctagTATTATGcatataaaacttatataatatatattatttttttagataattttttaaagatatgtTTCATctaaaattgagaaaatttgataatttttattatagaatATTTAGTATTAATTAACAAGTTTTGTATATtgttgtcaataattttttaatataatttgatttaaaagatttaaaaaagatatattaattttaatagaataatattttaataaaaatcacaaaaataaattaaaccaaatagtaaaagattg
Encoded proteins:
- the LOC114396253 gene encoding uncharacterized protein LOC114396253, translated to MGKFVGLFLLVLVSVAVAEYDNGYPEHENEKNGPCGKFSTLRILTHKLRHCEKAARDAWAPVSSQCCNDLVEVSIPCLYAVFSSDAFKRVGVDPRVAITIPHRCHFANKP